The window ACTAAGAAGTTGCATTGGGGACTTCATCGACTGCACACAGCAAAATACATCAGCTAAAGTCATCAGACAGAAGACATTTAGCCTACAAATCTACGAGCAACAGAAAAGCGGCACGGACCCTATTATAATCACGCGCGGATCAGGCGTGCACTCAAAAAGATGTTCACGTCTGAGAAAGGCACGCAGACCTCTATACCACAAAAGCTTCTTTTTCCTAAAATGGGCTTCCTAGTGTAAGGGGTACAAGAATACACAAGCTTCAACGGGAATAACAGTCTACTCTTTGAAGCATTTCTTTTTCCCTCAGCATCCCTATTCTGCCGCACAGCATGACTCCAGCTCGGCTCCACCGcggcctgtcacaggccccgtTGCGTGGGGCAAAGCAGAGGGAAACACGTGTTAGGGCAATGCCGACCCCGTCACCTGAGCATGGCTTCCGCCTGAAGCTCCCCCCCGCACAGCAGGTCGCCATGCGCTGAATCGCTCGGGGTGAGCTAGGCTCCCGCCCGCAGGCAGGCAGCGCCGGGTGAGGTGCAttcgagccacgctggcacTCTGTCtatcatgtggatggcacagacgtgctCACAGTCGCAGGTCGTTCTGAGGCATCGCTATATATACGGCCTGGCCgtcgacatcagcagcgacagagagcTCTGATTTCGCTACGCCGCAGGCAGTGGACCCTGCTGCCATCAGAAGTGGCTCGGCGCGGGCAGGGAtaggggctgcttggctttcaCACAGAGAGTGGTGCGTACTGGACCCTGGATACCACGATGAGGTGTAACCCTGTCATCAGGGGACTCTTcgaagcgaaaaaaaaaaatgacaAAAAAGATGCATGCCTCTACGATGCTCTCCGCTGAATCAAGCGATCAGCCTCGAGGTTGCCTTTGTTGACAACCGGCCACGAGTCAATTTGTGTCACAAATGGCAGGTTCATGTAAACCTTATCCCGATAGCGCTTATCCTGCTCGATAGGATTGCGCTCCACATAAATGGTCCGGAGGGTGTTTGCAAACCCACAGAACTTCTTGACCTCGCCCCAGTCGTTGATGTTTCCGTCAGTCAACCAAAATTCTTCCAGTTCAGGCATGTTGGTGGGGTTGATGACAGCTTCGTTGATTGTAGAAATGGGATTGAAGCTGAAATCAAGCAGGTGAAGAGAGTGCAGAGGCAGGTTCTCGATGGTACTAATGCCGTTTTCTGACAGGTAAAGCTCGGTGAGATACGGGTTGCAGCCTTCCTTGAACGCCTCTTCGGTAATGGATGCCAGCCGATTCGCTTGAAGGCTAAGCTTCCGAAGCTCGCGAAGATTGTGAAGGGAGTCGCCAATACTGTGGATCTTGTTTTTGCCAAGCCAGAGGCTCTGTAAAGACCGCAGGTTAGAGAGGCCAGATCCGATTTCGCGAATGCGGTTGCCGCCAAGTTCGAGAAGCTCGAGGTGG of the Leishmania donovani BPK282A1 complete genome, chromosome 5 genome contains:
- a CDS encoding protein phosphatase type 1 regulator-like protein, with amino-acid sequence MFSNLDEEKKARLRERILQAAAAPPSAATPARSNSGSDGEQEVPPQHTESTKHASEQLAINAKSTDIDIANIRLFTLDELDLNQLTECKTLSLRKNLIHELSAFPQHLAGRLVELDLFDNKIRKVRDFFDSAMVPDPESGSLSKKAVPHAFYSLTKLDLSYNQLRKITGLDSLGSTLKELYLVENKIKVIEGLDSFVHLELLELGGNRIREIGSGLSNLRSLQSLWLGKNKIHSIGDSLHNLRELRKLSLQANRLASITEEAFKEGCNPYLTELYLSENGISTIENLPLHSLHLLDFSFNPISTINEAVINPTNMPELEEFWLTDGNINDWGEVKKFCGFANTLRTIYVERNPIEQDKRYRDKVYMNLPFVTQIDSWPVVNKGNLEADRLIQRRAS